In the genome of Pelodiscus sinensis isolate JC-2024 chromosome 3, ASM4963464v1, whole genome shotgun sequence, one region contains:
- the LOC102447832 gene encoding amine sulfotransferase-like isoform X2, which yields MEPSNKYMFKHKGTYFAEDVTTAEYIDSLEDFEIRDSDVFVVSYPKSGTVWSQNILSLIYHEGHRDGTENINVIDRVPWLEYNIYNIDYVNCPSPRLFATHLPHNLVPRDLRNRRGKVIYVARNPKDVVVSYFHFSKLSLNLETISDFNILLERFLAGKGQVMHWITYLASWGGGDVVTRGPGPYPGLWCMLWRPLQYLHIELVSAPLPTVSWFLAHGWITSEAGSPTGMTSTFSSLPLRR from the exons ATGGAGCCATCAAATAAATATATGTTCAAACATAAAGGAACTTATTTTGCAGAAGACGTTACCACAGCTGAATACATAGATTCACTGGAGGATTTTGAAATCAGAGACAGTGATGTATTTGTGGTTTCTTATCCAAAATCAG GAACTGTGTGGAGTCAGAATATTTTGAGCCTGATTTATCATGAAGGCCATCGGGATGgaacagaaaatataaatgtaataGACAGAGTTCCATGGCTGGAGTATAACATATATAACATTGATTATGTCAATTGTCCATCACCTCGTCTCTTTGCTACTCACCTGCCTCACAATTTAGTTCCAAGAGATCTCAGGAACAGAAGAGGAAAA GTTATTTATGTTGCCAGAAACCCTAAGGATGTCGTGGTTTCCTATTTTCATTTTTCCAAGCTTTCTCTCAACCTCGAGACAATATCAGATTTTAACATTTTACTGGAGAGGTTTTTAGCTGGGAAAG GGCAAGTGATGCATTGGATCACATACCTTGCATCCTGGGGTGGTGGCGATGTGGTGACTCGTGGTCCTGGTCCATATCCAGGACTGTGGTGTATGCTCTGGCGACCCTTGCAATATCTTCACATTGAACTGGTATCAGCTCCTCTCCCAACTGTATCG TGGTTTCTGGCTCATGGTTGGATCACATCGGAGGCTGGTTCACCCACAGGGATGACTTCAACATTCTCTTCTTTACCTTTGAGGAGATGA